From Enterococcus mundtii, the proteins below share one genomic window:
- a CDS encoding ribonuclease J gives MSTIKIIPLGGVRENGKNLYIAEVGEAIFILDCGLKYPENELLGIDVVIPDFTYLEDNVDRVAGIFLTHGHADAIGALPYLLSKISVPVFGTELTIELVKLNVNRNDAAKGFKDFHVVDEHTEIDFGETIVSFFRTTHTIPDSVGINLKTQEGNIVYTGDFKFDQMAIPMYQTDYARLAEIGKEGVLALLSESANAENATPVASEFQIADEVFDTIKYWEGRIIVACVASNLQRVQQILDAAAKAGRKVVLTGQDFERIIRTAMRLEKLQLPSEDLLVTLKDMKNYEPEELIILETGRMGEPIKSLQKMANGAHRHIKIKEGDLVYITTTPSIAMETMVAKTEDIIYRAGGIVKQISDNLRVSGHANPNDLQLMLNFMKPKYFIPVQGEYRELAAHADLAHAVGIPYKNIYITGRGDVLEYKNKRMSVAGTISAENVMIDGLGVGDIGNIVLRDRKILSEDGIFVAVVTISRREKKIVSKPQITSRGFVYVKASRDLINESSNMIETIVGKHLESDDFEWSKLKQEIRDQLGRYLFEQTKRRPVILPVIMEATQRRGKR, from the coding sequence GTGAGTACCATTAAGATTATCCCTTTAGGCGGTGTACGCGAAAACGGAAAAAATTTGTACATTGCAGAAGTAGGGGAAGCTATTTTTATTTTAGACTGTGGTCTGAAGTATCCTGAAAACGAATTATTAGGGATTGACGTTGTGATTCCTGATTTTACGTATTTAGAAGATAATGTCGATCGTGTAGCAGGTATTTTTCTGACACATGGTCACGCAGATGCGATTGGGGCGTTGCCTTATTTATTGTCAAAGATTTCTGTACCTGTGTTCGGAACAGAGTTGACGATCGAATTGGTAAAATTGAATGTCAATCGCAATGATGCTGCAAAAGGATTCAAGGATTTTCATGTGGTAGATGAGCATACAGAGATCGATTTCGGTGAAACGATCGTTAGCTTCTTCCGCACTACCCATACGATCCCAGATTCAGTTGGGATCAATTTAAAAACCCAAGAAGGAAATATCGTTTATACGGGTGATTTCAAATTTGACCAAATGGCGATCCCAATGTACCAAACGGATTACGCTCGTTTAGCAGAGATTGGGAAAGAAGGCGTGTTAGCTTTACTGAGTGAGTCAGCAAATGCAGAAAACGCGACCCCTGTTGCTTCTGAGTTCCAAATCGCTGATGAAGTATTTGATACCATCAAATATTGGGAAGGACGGATCATCGTTGCTTGTGTTGCAAGTAATCTTCAACGTGTCCAACAAATCTTAGACGCCGCTGCCAAAGCAGGACGTAAGGTCGTGTTGACTGGTCAAGACTTTGAACGGATCATCCGAACAGCTATGCGCTTAGAAAAACTTCAATTACCAAGTGAGGACCTATTGGTCACATTAAAAGATATGAAAAACTATGAGCCTGAAGAACTGATTATTTTAGAAACAGGCCGTATGGGTGAACCAATCAAGTCTTTACAAAAAATGGCGAATGGTGCGCACCGTCATATCAAGATCAAAGAAGGCGATCTTGTTTATATCACAACGACACCAAGTATTGCGATGGAAACGATGGTTGCTAAGACAGAAGATATCATTTACCGAGCAGGTGGAATAGTCAAACAAATCTCTGACAACCTGCGGGTTTCCGGTCATGCAAATCCTAATGACTTACAATTGATGTTGAATTTCATGAAACCTAAATATTTCATCCCAGTTCAAGGAGAATACCGTGAATTAGCTGCCCACGCAGACTTAGCCCATGCAGTTGGTATCCCCTACAAAAATATCTATATCACTGGACGTGGAGATGTTTTAGAATATAAAAACAAGCGGATGAGTGTGGCAGGTACGATAAGTGCTGAAAATGTCATGATCGACGGACTAGGCGTTGGTGATATTGGGAACATTGTTTTACGCGACCGTAAAATCTTATCTGAAGACGGTATTTTTGTTGCAGTAGTGACAATCAGTCGTCGTGAAAAGAAAATCGTCTCAAAACCGCAAATCACTTCACGAGGATTTGTTTATGTCAAAGCAAGTCGTGATTTGATCAATGAAAGTAGCAACATGATCGAAACCATTGTAGGGAAACATTTAGAAAGCGATGATTTCGAATGGAGCAAACTGAAACAAGAAATACGTGATCAATTAGGTCGCTATTTGTTTGAACAAACCAAACGCCGTCCAGTGATTTTACCAGTCATCATGGAAGCGACACAACGTCGCGGCAAAAGATAA
- a CDS encoding PTS sugar transporter subunit IIB: MEKELGLGNNQMKEKQIIIFGVTSMSTDSTLYSNLLVTKMNNFAKKQHLLVHVDMHSISKLDQYAKAADVILLSPELSSMRETIIKEYPTKVIEVIDMKDYGLLNAENILKKFLHH, encoded by the coding sequence ATGGAAAAAGAACTTGGTTTGGGAAATAATCAAATGAAAGAGAAACAGATCATCATTTTTGGCGTAACTTCAATGAGTACAGATAGTACGCTTTATAGCAATTTGTTAGTAACAAAGATGAACAACTTCGCAAAAAAACAACATTTACTTGTGCATGTTGACATGCATAGCATTTCTAAGTTGGATCAGTATGCAAAGGCTGCCGATGTTATTCTATTATCTCCAGAGCTGTCTTCTATGAGAGAAACTATCATAAAAGAGTATCCTACAAAGGTTATTGAAGTGATAGACATGAAAGATTACGGTCTGCTAAATGCTGAGAATATCTTAAAAAAATTTCTCCATCACTAA
- a CDS encoding ABC transporter permease — translation MNFFKRALKSTKVKWGRSLLLLAVFTAILVFVLAGLTIRSAAQQAAEQAQKDVGATVTLSANREAAFQKQTEATDTESGGRPDPGSFSLTPVSVSDAEKIAALDNVASFSFESSASALANSGITAISSSDTSETSEETDTTTDAAPNGENMGGAMGGGKPQMIQADFQISGVSDTAQTSSFTDGTAKIIEGEGITDSDKDTNNVVMDSTLASANDLSVGDTFVITSTEDEETTYEMTIKGIYESSETSSSMGMNFNFMNPANTLYTYYTFANTLNGSSEDDTIDSAVYTLTDPNKMADFITKAENLIDTSTFSLQSNDTMFQAMLEPLNNVASFSQNVVLLVAVAGIIILTLIIMITIRERRHELGVLLSLGESRSKIVLQLFTEVAICMIVALGVASFSGNVVANAVGQQLLDQQTETSTDSPAEQQGEQMPGGGNRGPGGGNRGPGGQPGGTSNPFTVSEQVSDLEITVQPAQLGLLAAVAFGISLLSVFLASIGILRLNPRKILLN, via the coding sequence ATGAATTTTTTCAAACGAGCATTAAAAAGTACAAAAGTAAAATGGGGGCGTTCTTTACTATTATTAGCAGTTTTTACAGCAATCCTTGTCTTCGTTCTTGCTGGACTAACCATACGTAGTGCGGCTCAACAAGCCGCAGAGCAAGCTCAAAAAGATGTCGGCGCGACCGTCACTTTAAGTGCGAATCGTGAAGCGGCTTTTCAAAAACAAACGGAGGCAACTGATACTGAATCCGGTGGGCGACCAGATCCTGGAAGTTTCTCCCTCACACCTGTTTCAGTCAGCGATGCAGAAAAGATCGCAGCACTAGATAATGTAGCAAGTTTTTCCTTCGAAAGCTCTGCATCAGCTTTAGCCAATAGCGGGATCACTGCCATTTCAAGCTCTGATACCTCAGAAACATCAGAAGAAACTGATACTACGACTGATGCTGCACCAAACGGTGAAAACATGGGTGGAGCTATGGGGGGTGGCAAACCGCAAATGATCCAAGCAGACTTTCAAATCAGCGGGGTATCCGATACAGCCCAAACCAGTAGCTTTACGGATGGCACAGCAAAAATCATCGAAGGAGAAGGAATCACTGATAGCGACAAAGATACGAACAATGTCGTGATGGACTCTACTTTAGCTAGCGCAAATGACTTATCCGTAGGGGATACTTTCGTTATTACTAGCACTGAAGATGAAGAAACAACTTATGAAATGACGATTAAAGGAATCTATGAGTCGAGTGAAACAAGTAGTAGCATGGGAATGAATTTCAATTTCATGAATCCAGCGAACACTTTGTATACTTATTATACGTTTGCTAATACATTGAATGGTTCTTCAGAAGATGACACAATCGACTCTGCGGTTTATACGCTGACCGATCCCAATAAAATGGCAGATTTTATCACTAAAGCAGAAAACCTGATCGATACATCAACGTTCAGTCTTCAATCAAACGATACGATGTTCCAAGCAATGCTTGAACCACTTAACAACGTGGCCAGTTTTTCACAAAATGTCGTTTTACTCGTTGCGGTGGCTGGAATCATTATTTTGACTTTGATCATCATGATCACGATCCGGGAACGCCGCCATGAATTAGGAGTATTGCTTTCATTAGGCGAATCCAGAAGCAAAATCGTCCTTCAATTGTTTACAGAAGTGGCCATATGTATGATCGTCGCGTTAGGTGTGGCTTCATTCAGTGGAAATGTCGTTGCAAATGCTGTCGGTCAACAGTTGCTTGATCAACAAACTGAAACGTCAACCGACTCACCTGCCGAGCAACAAGGAGAGCAGATGCCTGGTGGTGGCAATCGTGGACCTGGTGGTGGCAATCGTGGACCTGGTGGACAACCCGGTGGAACTAGTAATCCATTTACCGTTTCGGAACAAGTAAGCGACCTTGAAATCACCGTTCAACCAGCTCAACTCGGCCTTCTAGCAGCTGTTGCATTCGGGATCAGCTTACTCTCCGTTTTTCTAGCATCCATTGGCATACTACGATTAAATCCACGAAAAATTTTATTAAACTAA
- a CDS encoding metal-dependent hydrolase yields MKITYHGHSCISLEMKNGQQVLIDPFITGNPMTDLKVDEVQTDWILITHGHADHIGDMLPIAKNNKATIISIVEIADYAQQQGANSFGMNIGGKREFPFGTVKFVHAQHSSSIEIDGVSRYMGEPSGILIQADGKTIYHAGDTADFSDLALLGEQFMIDVAFLPIGDNYTMGPEDAARAAKRIKAKKVVPIHYNTFPVIEQDPQVFIDLLADTEGKIMSVSETLEV; encoded by the coding sequence ATGAAGATTACTTATCATGGACATTCTTGTATTTCTCTGGAAATGAAAAATGGCCAACAAGTGCTGATAGATCCATTTATTACTGGGAATCCTATGACTGATTTAAAAGTGGATGAAGTCCAGACGGACTGGATATTGATCACCCACGGACATGCTGATCATATTGGAGACATGTTGCCGATTGCGAAGAACAATAAGGCGACCATCATCAGTATTGTCGAAATCGCTGATTATGCACAGCAGCAAGGAGCGAACTCTTTTGGGATGAATATCGGTGGCAAAAGGGAGTTTCCTTTTGGCACAGTCAAATTTGTCCATGCACAGCATAGTTCAAGTATTGAAATCGATGGTGTTTCGCGTTATATGGGAGAGCCTAGTGGTATTCTGATCCAAGCAGACGGGAAGACGATTTATCATGCGGGTGATACCGCAGATTTTAGCGATTTAGCGCTCTTAGGTGAACAGTTTATGATCGATGTAGCCTTTTTACCGATTGGCGACAATTATACAATGGGGCCTGAGGATGCGGCTCGTGCGGCGAAGCGAATCAAAGCGAAGAAAGTCGTGCCGATCCATTACAATACCTTTCCTGTCATTGAACAAGATCCGCAAGTATTCATCGATTTATTAGCAGATACCGAAGGAAAAATAATGAGCGTTTCGGAAACGCTGGAAGTGTAG